tttgctGGTAAAAATTTCAGGCGAAATGGAATCActtcaacaaaataattttttttatttatccttttaattgaattttaaaaaaattgcgaaGAGAGTAAAGTTGatatgaaattcaaaataccattggaatataaaatttaaaaaaaatttttagtcgcTTAAAAGAAGTgaccaaaaacggtacctcgaCCCTATATGAACTCCATCCAATCCCCAGCctccgaaaaaattatgaaataggGACAGAGGTGCCGTCTttgacacttgaaaaattaaaataaataatttgtagaataCGCAGacaaacttaattttttccatacgttcaaagatatttttatccCAACGTCAcactggaaattttattttatactttttcattaattaaaataaagtattaaatgtccaaaaaaagAGCAGTGGCTACAAATGCAACTCCTACCCCAATTAAAAGTAAAGgtacataataatttaacataaataattgatagtgTCCTCTctccaataaataatttttattatttatataaacgtTACAAAtctatcataaaatttaacattaatttgaatttttgttttcacatTTCAGGTAATGTGAgtagatattaaaataaaaattttgatttataataaattaaaaccacAAATACTAACATTAGTTTGTTTAATATAATCATCAATAATAAGCGTAGTGAGCTCTTACGCTGATGCTGATGATTGGCAGTAAGCGAGTGATTGACAGTCAGtaagttaatttatatactttaacttactctattttttaacatatatatggTGAAGTGGATATAGATATGTTCCAAGCAGTCaaaatccataaaaaaaagcagtcattttttagtaattcaAAATTAGTGGCACGTTAGATTCGGCCTGCTGAATTTCTGCGTTCGACTATGGCcgtataatttatgaaaattacttaTTAGATTATTTTGAGCCTGCATTCTGATCGTACCACTTTCCGTAACTGTTTGAATTTTACAAGGAATTAATTAACAGatagaataattattcaaaatttaattattaagtcaAAATTTATGAGTATACCTTTCACTGGACAACAAAGgatgattataattatcacgTGGTCCTTTCTGCTCCTCACCGATTGATGAGTCGGGTTCATTTCCGCCGTCTGATTGAACTTTTGGTTCTTCTAAGCTTGCATTTTGGTCATAAAACTTTCCGTAACTGCATAAATATGATTATGATAAGTAATCTAGTGAgtagaaatttataataattcaagATACCTTTCACTAGACAACTGAGGATGATTATAATTTTCCCTCGGTCCTTGTTTTCCTGGTGAAGCAGATGAATAAGCTTCGGTTTTTCCACTGTCTGTTTGGACTTTGGTTTCTTCGGTACCTGCATTTTGGTCATAAAACTTTCCGTAgctgtaaaaatattatgattatgagtaatgagtaaaaattatcaataataattaaaaataccttTCACTTGATAACAGAGGATGATTATAATGTTCCCTCGGTCCTTGTTTTCCAGGTGAAACAGATGAATTAGCTTCGGTTTTTCCACTGTCTGTTTGAACTTTTAGTTCTTCAGTGCCTGCATTTTGGTCGTAAAATTTTCCGTAgctgtaaaaatattatgattatgagtaatgagtaaaaattataaataataattaaaatacctTTCGCTAGACAACTGAGGATGATTATAATTTTCCCTCGGTCCTTGTTTTCCAGGTGAAGCAGATGAATAAGCCTCGGTTTTTCCACTGtcagtttgaaattttgattctttattATCTGCATTTTGGTCGTAAAAATTTCCGTAACTGCATAAATATGATTATGATAAGTAATGTAGTGagtagaaattaataataatctaaataCCTTTCGCTAGACAACTGAGGATGATTGTAATTATCCCTGGGTCCTTGTTTTCCGGGTGAAATCGACGACTTAACTTCATAATTTCCACTGTCTGTAACATCTTTTTCTGACGATCCATTATCGTCTTTACTTTTGTTCAACTCAGCTTGTGGATCTCCTGATTTAGCGTTTTGGTCATACCACCCTCCATAACTATACAAATGTAACAAGGGGACCAAAGAGGCTGTTAATAATACGAACtaattgagtaaataaatagataaattatgAGATTAGAATCAGAAGGCTTGttgttgatttcctttttaaatatcaaccaTGCATGTAATTTAGATTACATTTTCAGCTTTAAGGATGGACTAGTACGGTACCAAAGTGGGGGTAGACGTCGTCTGACGTGCAGTAAAGGGAAGTAAAGAACCTGAGTCACTcgatatttttctatatatagatGAGTAAATTAGCAGCAGacatttgacaattttttgtttatttacaagcaaattcaatttctgtatattatatatcaat
This genomic interval from Microplitis mediator isolate UGA2020A chromosome 2, iyMicMedi2.1, whole genome shotgun sequence contains the following:
- the LOC130663291 gene encoding uncharacterized protein LOC130663291 isoform X1, with protein sequence MSSDTRSSTQSPKKPATKPPFQVSFPKQQMTGHSDARFSKTDDSAKDRVTAPMEKELKGPRDHYNHPTLSSESYGGWYDQNAKSGDPQAELNKSKDDNGSSEKDVTDSGNYEVKSSISPGKQGPRDNYNHPQLSSESYGNFYDQNADNKESKFQTDSGKTEAYSSASPGKQGPRENYNHPQLSSESYGKFYDQNAGTEELKVQTDSGKTEANSSVSPGKQGPREHYNHPLLSSESYGKFYDQNAGTEETKVQTDSGKTEAYSSASPGKQGPRENYNHPQLSSESYGKFYDQNASLEEPKVQSDGGNEPDSSIGEEQKGPRDNYNHPLLSSESYGKWYDQNAGSK
- the LOC130663291 gene encoding uncharacterized protein LOC130663291 isoform X2 gives rise to the protein MSSDTRSSTQSPKKPATKPPFQVSFPKQQMTGHSDARFSKTDDSAKDRVTAPMEKELKGPRDHYNHPTLSSESYGGWYDQNAKSGDPQAELNKSKDDNGSSEKDVTDSGNYEVKSSISPGKQGPRDNYNHPQLSSESYGNFYDQNADNKESKFQTDSGKTEAYSSASPGKQGPRENYNHPQLSSESYGKFYDQNAGTEETKVQTDSGKTEAYSSASPGKQGPRENYNHPQLSSESYGKFYDQNASLEEPKVQSDGGNEPDSSIGEEQKGPRDNYNHPLLSSESYGKWYDQNAGSK